One Hyphomicrobium album genomic window carries:
- a CDS encoding MFS transporter, with translation MAATETWNGDYLWRQFEAALLNPIRAFRPRYLPLLMVYFAYGALGLIAVAESFWIKKALTLSPVQLAELAVWTTLPWTVKMVFGELVDSVPILGSQRRVYVFIGAGFIATGLLLLAGAAGGWLSFASPENLYRLGAVISVLGVVIQDVVADAMSTEVVDRENPDGTPRPKEDVDRDLGMVQVLGRLALSAGIFAVAGVAGWIASVYTYETVFLVGLIIPLISMSGALLIRLRPVERRPIDWRILGGGIVFGVFVVAAALTGMPYNQEVVFIVSMVVVCAMLWRIVGGLDLETQKVIFYAALIIFAYRAMPLAGQGYTWFTIDVLGFDEAFQGVLAQIGAALALAGMWLFSDAITRRPVAQVLLWLTVITTILSIPAFGLTLGLANWTEQVFGFGARTIAVIDTATTSPFAQLSMIPLLTLIAIYAPAGHRATWFALMASLMNLALVAGQLQTKYLNEVFVVSRGNYENLPYIVGICLIVGLIVPLAAIFAVGRRLQ, from the coding sequence ATGGCGGCGACGGAAACCTGGAATGGCGACTACCTCTGGCGCCAGTTCGAAGCAGCGCTGCTCAACCCGATCCGGGCCTTCCGGCCCCGCTACCTGCCGCTGTTGATGGTTTACTTCGCATACGGCGCCCTCGGCCTCATCGCGGTTGCCGAAAGCTTCTGGATCAAGAAGGCGCTGACGCTCAGCCCCGTGCAGCTCGCCGAGCTCGCAGTTTGGACGACGCTGCCGTGGACCGTGAAGATGGTATTCGGCGAGCTGGTCGACAGCGTGCCGATCCTCGGCTCGCAGCGGCGCGTCTACGTTTTTATCGGAGCGGGGTTCATTGCTACGGGCTTGTTGTTGCTCGCCGGTGCAGCCGGTGGCTGGCTGAGCTTCGCAAGCCCGGAAAATCTCTATCGCCTCGGCGCAGTGATCAGCGTGCTCGGCGTCGTGATCCAGGACGTGGTCGCCGATGCCATGAGCACCGAGGTCGTAGACCGGGAGAACCCGGACGGCACGCCGCGGCCGAAGGAGGATGTCGACCGCGACCTCGGCATGGTGCAGGTGCTCGGACGGCTCGCGCTGTCGGCTGGCATTTTCGCGGTTGCCGGCGTCGCTGGATGGATCGCCAGCGTCTACACCTACGAGACCGTATTCCTTGTCGGACTGATCATCCCGCTCATCTCCATGAGCGGCGCCCTGCTCATTCGGCTGCGTCCGGTGGAGCGGCGTCCCATCGATTGGCGCATCCTCGGTGGCGGCATTGTCTTCGGCGTGTTCGTCGTCGCCGCGGCGCTGACCGGAATGCCCTACAATCAGGAGGTCGTTTTCATCGTCTCGATGGTCGTGGTGTGCGCCATGCTGTGGCGCATCGTCGGCGGCCTCGACCTCGAGACGCAGAAGGTGATCTTCTATGCGGCCCTGATCATTTTCGCCTATCGCGCCATGCCGCTCGCCGGCCAGGGCTACACGTGGTTCACGATCGACGTCTTGGGCTTCGACGAGGCGTTCCAAGGCGTGCTGGCGCAGATCGGGGCGGCGCTCGCGCTCGCCGGCATGTGGCTGTTCTCCGATGCGATCACGCGGCGTCCGGTGGCGCAGGTGCTGTTGTGGCTGACGGTGATCACGACCATCCTGTCGATCCCCGCGTTCGGGCTGACGCTCGGGCTCGCCAACTGGACCGAGCAGGTGTTCGGCTTCGGTGCGCGCACCATCGCCGTCATCGACACCGCGACGACGTCGCCCTTCGCCCAGCTCAGCATGATCCCATTGCTGACCCTGATCGCGATCTATGCCCCTGCGGGGCACCGGGCGACGTGGTTCGCACTGATGGCGTCGCTGATGAACCTCGCGCTCGTCGCGGGACAGCTGCAAACCAAGTATTTGAATGAAGTTTTTGTGGTCTCGCGCGGCAACTACGAGAACCTTCCATATATCGTCGGCATTTGTCTGATCGTCGGCCTCATCGTGCCGCTGGCAGCGATTTTCGCCGTCGGGCGCCGGTTGCAGTAG
- a CDS encoding DUF2946 domain-containing protein, translating into MARWLLRPGNFAANVAAMVWGVKRTHRRTAAALALLGVAFYALLLPGHLTSQFSAQLYRADVGMFADSMCSPDGSNPALPASSCPICKGLAAFQLALATPDTALLPVMPHASPVLTIVQDDVAGVAVPHPRSRGPPPLYA; encoded by the coding sequence GTGGCGCGTTGGCTCTTGAGGCCGGGCAACTTCGCCGCTAACGTCGCGGCCATGGTTTGGGGAGTAAAGCGTACGCATCGTCGGACGGCCGCGGCCTTGGCGCTGCTGGGCGTCGCGTTCTATGCGCTGCTCCTCCCCGGGCACCTTACGTCGCAGTTCTCCGCGCAGCTTTATCGCGCCGACGTCGGCATGTTCGCCGACTCGATGTGCTCGCCCGACGGCTCCAATCCGGCGCTGCCGGCGTCGAGCTGTCCGATCTGCAAGGGCCTCGCGGCTTTCCAGCTCGCCCTCGCGACGCCTGACACTGCATTGCTGCCGGTGATGCCGCACGCCTCGCCAGTCCTCACCATTGTGCAGGACGACGTCGCCGGCGTAGCCGTCCCCCATCCGCGCAGCCGCGGCCCCCCACCTCTCTACGCCTGA
- a CDS encoding EAL domain-containing protein, with protein MTSELDFGCQGCTGAHLDLDISMAFQPIVDVADRSVFAHEALVRGIDGAPAADMLRRVNDENRYAFDQLCRVRAVEMAAALGMTSMLSINFMPNAVYEPSRCLRTTLEAALRTGFPVERIIFETTEDERVEDAAYLKQIFATYRAQGFKTAIDDFGAGYAGLNLLADFQPDIVKIDMALIRGIDRDRARQTIVGALAAVGQLLGIRVIAEGVEEAREALVLRHLGITLMQGYLFARPAFEALPPVDFDALDRLLEARIEAA; from the coding sequence ATGACCTCAGAGCTCGATTTCGGCTGCCAAGGCTGCACCGGCGCGCATCTCGACCTCGACATCTCGATGGCCTTTCAGCCGATCGTCGACGTCGCCGATCGTTCGGTCTTTGCCCACGAGGCGCTGGTGCGCGGTATCGACGGAGCGCCCGCCGCCGACATGCTGCGGCGCGTCAACGACGAGAACCGCTACGCCTTCGATCAGCTTTGCCGCGTCCGCGCCGTGGAGATGGCAGCGGCCCTCGGCATGACATCCATGCTCAGCATCAACTTCATGCCCAACGCGGTCTACGAGCCCTCGCGCTGCCTGCGGACAACTCTGGAGGCGGCGCTTCGCACCGGCTTCCCGGTGGAGCGCATCATCTTCGAGACGACGGAAGACGAGCGCGTTGAAGATGCCGCCTACTTGAAGCAGATCTTTGCCACCTACCGCGCCCAGGGCTTCAAGACGGCTATCGACGACTTCGGCGCCGGCTACGCCGGTCTCAACCTGCTGGCCGACTTCCAGCCCGACATCGTCAAGATCGACATGGCGCTGATCCGCGGCATCGATAGGGATCGCGCGCGGCAGACCATCGTCGGTGCGCTGGCCGCCGTCGGCCAGCTGCTCGGCATCCGCGTTATCGCCGAAGGCGTCGAAGAGGCCCGCGAGGCGCTGGTCTTGCGCCACCTCGGCATCACGCTGATGCAGGGCTACCTGTTCGCCAGGCCTGCCTTCGAAGCCCTGCCGCCGGTGGACTTCGATGCTCTCGACCGACTGCTCGAGGCGCGCATCGAGGCGGCATGA
- a CDS encoding host attachment protein: protein MKPTVTWILVADGAHARLLANRGPGKGVEQLEAINGDHRPDSELVRDGLGRSFESSGSAGDMRHAIEPRVDPHRELKRDFAKHLAKMLAQGLADKSYDRLVLVAPPTALGDLRASLSEPVKHAVYAELDKDLVKTPTAELPQHLGAVMPV from the coding sequence ATGAAACCGACAGTCACGTGGATCCTGGTTGCCGACGGTGCGCACGCCCGCCTGCTCGCCAACCGCGGACCGGGCAAGGGCGTCGAGCAGCTCGAGGCGATCAATGGCGATCACCGGCCCGATAGCGAGCTGGTGCGCGACGGCCTCGGCCGCTCATTCGAATCTTCGGGCTCGGCGGGCGACATGCGCCACGCCATCGAACCGCGCGTCGATCCGCATCGGGAGCTGAAGCGCGACTTCGCCAAGCACCTCGCCAAAATGCTGGCCCAGGGCCTGGCTGACAAGTCCTACGACCGGCTGGTGCTTGTCGCGCCGCCCACGGCGCTGGGCGACCTGCGCGCCTCGCTGTCCGAACCGGTGAAGCACGCCGTCTACGCCGAGCTCGACAAGGACCTGGTGAAGACGCCCACCGCGGAGCTGCCCCAGCACCTCGGCGCCGTCATGCCTGTCTGA
- a CDS encoding FecR family protein, whose amino-acid sequence MAALQLLAIRAIASAAVTALVLHATPARAGSGDEIGDARTIISIVKADFDKQERELTIGDVVRQDEVIEVSDDGKGEFRLNDDTKLALGPGSRMVLDKFVYDSDKKAGSIVLDLTKGAFRFITGVASKPTYQIRTPNASITVRGTIFDAFVLPDDSAWLLLHEGGIEVTSSKNVCHVLDRPGQLIRIDETGTVSKPVNWKDMPGRDAADFDVAFPFVATTPQIEPLPTTTRDGVIEAAFPESEPKACANTEKPKIQKADDNDDKPKKKSKRQASNDDNYEPPRKVVKRKKYEEPQEDYGEGGARGMDIIIRGGMGGGYRPGGYGGGGRGMGGMGGGSTGYGGK is encoded by the coding sequence ATGGCTGCGCTGCAGCTACTCGCCATACGCGCCATCGCCTCGGCCGCAGTGACGGCCCTCGTGCTGCATGCCACCCCGGCGCGCGCCGGCTCGGGCGACGAGATCGGGGACGCGCGCACCATCATCAGCATCGTCAAGGCCGACTTCGATAAGCAGGAGCGCGAGCTGACGATCGGCGACGTCGTTCGTCAGGACGAGGTGATCGAGGTGAGCGACGACGGCAAGGGCGAGTTCCGGCTCAACGACGACACCAAGCTGGCGCTCGGTCCCGGGTCGCGCATGGTGCTCGACAAGTTCGTCTACGACAGCGACAAAAAAGCTGGCTCCATCGTTCTCGATCTAACGAAGGGCGCCTTCCGCTTCATCACCGGTGTGGCGTCCAAGCCCACCTACCAGATCCGCACCCCCAATGCGTCGATCACCGTGCGCGGCACCATCTTCGATGCCTTCGTGCTGCCCGACGACAGCGCCTGGCTGTTGCTGCACGAAGGTGGCATCGAGGTGACGTCGTCGAAGAACGTCTGTCATGTCCTCGACCGTCCGGGACAGCTCATCCGCATCGACGAGACCGGAACGGTCAGCAAGCCGGTCAACTGGAAGGACATGCCGGGCCGCGACGCCGCCGATTTCGATGTCGCCTTCCCGTTCGTCGCCACCACGCCGCAAATCGAGCCGCTGCCGACGACGACGCGCGACGGCGTGATCGAGGCCGCCTTCCCGGAATCCGAGCCCAAGGCTTGCGCAAATACGGAGAAGCCGAAGATCCAGAAGGCCGACGACAACGACGACAAGCCGAAGAAAAAGTCGAAGCGCCAGGCCTCGAACGATGACAACTACGAGCCGCCGCGCAAGGTCGTGAAGCGCAAGAAGTATGAGGAGCCGCAGGAGGATTATGGTGAGGGCGGCGCGCGCGGAATGGACATCATCATCCGCGGTGGCATGGGCGGCGGCTACCGGCCGGGCGGCTACGGCGGCGGTGGCCGCGGCATGGGCGGAATGGGCGGCGGCAGCACCGGCTACGGCGGCAAGTAG
- a CDS encoding DUF6894 family protein translates to MPRYFFHVRSQTGLEVDPTGVEFDSLDDAIADARKAGAEMLLDQAVEEVRARPQASFEIADASGEVVAKVPFSG, encoded by the coding sequence ATGCCTCGCTATTTCTTCCACGTCAGATCGCAGACCGGACTCGAGGTCGACCCGACCGGGGTCGAGTTCGACAGCCTCGACGACGCCATCGCCGATGCCCGCAAGGCCGGCGCCGAGATGCTGCTTGACCAGGCGGTCGAGGAGGTTCGCGCCCGGCCGCAGGCCTCGTTCGAAATCGCCGACGCCTCCGGGGAAGTGGTGGCCAAGGTGCCCTTCAGCGGCTGA
- a CDS encoding polyhydroxyalkanoic acid system family protein: MAAPMTVSIPHSLGRAEALRRLKSGLEGLPQAGIVTVEQQAWADNKMTFVVRALGQSVPGSLEVLDDAVRLEVTLPALLQKLWEPLKTVLLGRTKVLLEKK; encoded by the coding sequence ATGGCAGCGCCGATGACGGTCTCGATCCCCCATTCGCTCGGCCGCGCCGAGGCGCTGCGCCGTCTCAAGTCCGGCCTCGAAGGACTGCCGCAGGCGGGCATCGTGACGGTCGAGCAGCAGGCGTGGGCCGACAACAAGATGACATTCGTGGTGCGTGCGCTGGGCCAGTCGGTGCCGGGCTCGCTCGAAGTTCTCGACGATGCGGTGCGACTCGAGGTGACGCTGCCGGCGCTCCTGCAGAAGCTGTGGGAGCCGCTGAAGACGGTCCTACTCGGGCGCACCAAGGTTCTGCTCGAGAAGAAGTAA
- a CDS encoding YceI family protein, with product MLVATRIAVVAGACWLSFAPAFAQAVAYTIDPKKSEVLFSYSMPISTGTGRFTSVTGISNINDADQTQTTVDALIDTRTLRAGDYQAQLRGADFFDVGRYPQMRFKSRSVRAKSATSADITGDITVKGVTRTIVLHSALTPPGPGGARQFRAKTRINRNDFNMTAYAFLVGEAVDIEIRAELTPAR from the coding sequence ATGCTTGTCGCCACCCGAATTGCCGTCGTCGCCGGCGCCTGCTGGCTGTCGTTTGCGCCCGCCTTCGCTCAGGCCGTCGCCTACACCATCGACCCGAAGAAGTCTGAGGTGCTCTTCTCCTACAGCATGCCGATCTCGACGGGCACCGGCCGCTTCACCTCCGTCACCGGCATTTCCAACATCAACGACGCCGACCAGACGCAAACCACCGTCGATGCCCTCATCGACACGCGCACGCTCCGCGCCGGCGACTACCAAGCCCAGTTGCGCGGCGCAGATTTCTTTGACGTCGGCCGCTACCCGCAGATGCGCTTCAAGAGCCGCAGCGTGCGCGCGAAGAGCGCGACGAGCGCCGACATCACCGGTGACATCACCGTCAAGGGCGTCACGCGCACCATCGTGCTGCACTCGGCATTGACACCGCCCGGTCCCGGCGGAGCCCGCCAGTTTCGCGCCAAGACGCGCATCAACCGCAACGACTTCAACATGACCGCCTACGCGTTCTTGGTCGGCGAAGCCGTCGACATCGAGATCCGCGCGGAGCTGACGCCGGCACGCTAA
- a CDS encoding N5-glutamine methyltransferase family protein gives MELFGQTEPETNNSVRFLGIDLEIHGDVLRPRMETELLGRAARQLLDEIEPAPVCVDMCCGSGNLAIALATHCADACVRACDLSGDAIITTRHNVLRLGLEKRIVALQGDMFVPLQGTGLERQVDLIVCNPPYISTSRLLSGDRAHLLDGEPREAFDGGPYGVTLHIRLINESVTYLKTGGWLAFEFGLGQDRQIAALLSRSCAFEAPLWHKNAEGDNRVVYARKI, from the coding sequence ATGGAGTTGTTTGGTCAGACTGAGCCTGAGACCAACAATTCCGTCCGGTTCCTAGGCATTGATCTCGAAATTCACGGCGACGTTCTCCGTCCGAGAATGGAGACCGAGCTCCTTGGCCGCGCGGCGCGCCAGCTGCTCGACGAAATCGAACCAGCCCCTGTTTGCGTCGATATGTGCTGCGGGTCGGGCAACTTGGCAATCGCTCTTGCAACGCATTGCGCCGACGCCTGCGTCCGGGCATGTGACCTCAGCGGCGATGCCATCATCACTACGCGTCACAACGTGCTGCGACTCGGATTGGAGAAGCGCATCGTCGCCCTGCAGGGAGACATGTTCGTCCCGCTACAGGGGACTGGTCTCGAGCGACAAGTCGATCTCATCGTCTGCAATCCGCCGTACATTTCGACATCTCGGCTCTTGAGCGGAGACCGCGCGCATCTACTGGACGGCGAACCTCGCGAAGCGTTCGATGGCGGGCCTTACGGCGTCACCCTGCATATCCGCCTGATCAATGAATCAGTGACTTATCTCAAGACTGGCGGCTGGCTCGCTTTCGAATTTGGGCTTGGGCAAGACCGCCAAATCGCCGCCTTGCTAAGTCGTTCGTGCGCGTTTGAGGCGCCGCTTTGGCACAAGAATGCGGAGGGTGACAACCGCGTTGTTTACGCAAGAAAGATCTAG